A region of Procambarus clarkii isolate CNS0578487 chromosome 93, FALCON_Pclarkii_2.0, whole genome shotgun sequence DNA encodes the following proteins:
- the LOC123746863 gene encoding ileal sodium/bile acid cotransporter-like, which yields MLRWMAVVVLGCARFTTGTVGSNSNYLETFQSGDDLQTFQGDVYLETFQSGTWVVAEDTSLNLTLSLGFNGSTAVCNVRRNLRQAQLVVTVVLEEDWKLDFVNMSAHFTAEEVCAQVNKSLTFSGYYWGVTKLAFFLTRNDVNPYFSNATLLSDDLTITVDRMTKNFDTAFTYILSVLVVFNNIFLGTQLDLEIIMSVLKRPIGPVCGFVSQFTCMPVVTYGLVLVLFTDPVQRLGLFLLGCSPGGIFSNLWALIFDADINLSVTMTTISIIAAMGMMPLWMTTLGTRLIDDNTHLYIPFKTLAVSLVSLTGPIVIGMLIRWKKESWVKICDVIIKPFSAIVIMLFIAVGTYNSYKGILLMTWQTIVAGMLMLSCGYTFGATLARIMCLGKKQIVAVSLETAIQNTPVTLIILKLSLPSPYSDLASVPVIATFTLTGFPLFCAYLIYCSLRRFCGCCPDEDQPENLQQSAQEDIENSRGEISKFLPGVEKINGEQ from the exons ATGTTGCGGtggatggcggtggtggtgctggggtgtgcacGCTTCACGACGGGCACCGTGGGTTCAAACAGCAATTACCTGGAGACCTTCCAGAGCGGTGATGACCTGCAGACCTTCCAAGGCGACGTGTACCTGGAGACCTTCCAGAGTGGCACGTGGGTGGTCGCGGAAGACACGTCCCTCAACCTAACACTATCTCTCGGGTTTAACGGCAGCACCGCCGTTTGTAATGTTAGACGGAACCTGAGGCAGGCGCagctggtggtgacggtggtgctcGAGGAGGACTGGAAGCTAGACTTCGTGAACATGAGTGCTCACTTCACGGCGGAGGAGGTGTGCGCCCAGGTTAACAAAAGCCTGACATTCTCTGGCTACTACTGGGGGGTCACCAAGCTGGCCTTCTTCCTCACTCGGAATGACGTCAACCCTTACTTCAGTAATGCCACCTTGCTATCGGACGATTTAACG ATCACAGTCGACCGTATGACCAAGAACTTCGACACCGCCTTCACCTACATCTTGTCGGTGCTCGTGGTCTTCAACAACATATTCTTGGGTACTCAGCTGGACCTGGAAATCATCATGAGCGTCCTTAAGCGACCCATCGGGCCTGTGTGTGGCTTCGTCTCTCAGTTCACTTGTATGCCCGTG GTGACATAtgggttggtgttagtgttgttCACAGACCCGGTGCAGCGTCTGGGGCTCTTCTTGCTGGGATGTTCTCCTGGCGGCATCTTCTCCAACCTCTGGGCTCTCATATTTGATGCAGACATCAACCTCTCCGTCACCATGACCACCATATCCATTATTGCTGCAATGG GGATGATGCCGCTGTGGATGACCACGCTGGGCACGCGTTTGATCGACGACAACACCCATCTTTATATTCCCTTCAAAACACTGGCGGTGTCCCTCGTCAGCCTCACCGGCCCCATTGTCATCGGCATGTTGATCAG GTGGAAGAAAGAGAGTTGGGTGAAGATATGCGATGTGATCATCAAACCCTTCTCTGCGATAGTTATCATGCTCTTCATCGCT GTGGGAACATACAACTCGTACAAGGGGATCTTGCTGATGACGTGGCAGACTATAGTGGCTGGCATGCTGATGCTGTCCTGCGGCTACACCTTCGGCGCCACCCTCGCCAGGATCATGTGCCTGGGCAAGAAGCAAATAGTGGCAGTGAGCCTGGAAACAGCCATCCAGAACACCCCGGTGACCTTAATCATCCTCAAGCTCTCCCTCCCGAGCCCTTACAG TGACCTCGCCTCTGTTCCGGTAATAGCTACATTCACCCTGACTGGGTTTCCTCTGTTTTGTGCTTATCTCATCTACTGCTCCTTGCGACGCTTCTGTGGGTGTTGTCCTGATGAAGACCAGCCAGAGAACCTGCAGCAGTCAGCACAAGAGGATATTGAGAACTCTCGTGGAGAAATCTCCAAATTTCTACCTGGTGTAGAGAAGATCAATGGAGAGCAATGA